In the genome of Fulvivirga maritima, one region contains:
- a CDS encoding amidohydrolase, with protein MRLTNTIYKLSLIFLFACVCSISKAQEKGDVLIKNGTVLTITKGTLENTDVLIRDGKISKIGKGLKAPSGAREIDATGKYVMPGIIDAHSHIALSSINEATSPVTAEVWTGDALDPLDVSIYRALAGGVTISHALHGSANAIGGQSETIKHRYGTLDMDGLRMEGAPRTIKFALGENPTRVHGERSGIVPKTRMGVEAVFRSSFSEAKQYMEKWDTYNSAKGKKDFKGSAPEYNLRLETLADILRGNIVVHCHSYRADEIYMLMQVFKDFGIKKLVFQHVNEGFKVAPELAEFGAMASVFADWWDYKFEVYYSTAYNAAILTKNGVVTSINSDSGELIRHLYHEAAKTQKYGGLSDEEALKLITINPAKQLGIEDRVGSLEEGKDGDVAIFSAHPLSIYTVPLYTIVDGVVEFDRENDPADMRLYPDPEETIDVTLHEREDEDRCMDINDANYLLTDK; from the coding sequence ATGAGATTAACAAATACAATATATAAGCTGTCATTAATCTTTCTTTTCGCCTGTGTTTGCTCTATTAGTAAGGCGCAGGAAAAAGGAGATGTGCTCATAAAAAATGGTACGGTGCTTACCATAACCAAAGGCACGCTAGAAAATACTGATGTCTTAATAAGAGATGGAAAGATTTCAAAAATAGGCAAAGGACTTAAAGCACCTTCCGGAGCCAGAGAAATTGATGCTACTGGTAAATATGTTATGCCTGGTATCATAGATGCTCACTCTCATATTGCACTAAGCTCTATTAACGAGGCTACCAGCCCCGTAACTGCCGAAGTATGGACAGGTGATGCGCTTGATCCTTTGGATGTTTCCATCTATAGAGCGCTGGCCGGTGGAGTAACCATTTCACATGCTTTACATGGCTCAGCCAATGCCATTGGTGGACAAAGCGAAACCATAAAGCACCGCTATGGCACCTTAGATATGGATGGCCTGAGAATGGAAGGCGCGCCCAGGACTATTAAGTTTGCTTTAGGAGAAAACCCTACCAGGGTGCATGGTGAGCGTAGTGGTATAGTACCCAAAACCCGAATGGGAGTGGAAGCTGTATTCAGAAGCTCTTTTTCGGAAGCCAAGCAATACATGGAGAAATGGGATACTTATAACTCAGCCAAAGGTAAGAAAGACTTTAAAGGCTCTGCTCCTGAGTATAACTTAAGGTTAGAAACACTGGCTGATATATTGAGAGGAAATATAGTGGTACACTGCCATTCATACCGAGCAGATGAGATTTACATGCTCATGCAGGTTTTTAAGGACTTTGGTATTAAAAAACTGGTTTTTCAACATGTAAATGAAGGTTTTAAAGTAGCGCCTGAGCTTGCTGAGTTTGGGGCTATGGCTTCAGTATTTGCTGACTGGTGGGATTATAAATTTGAAGTATATTATTCTACGGCTTATAACGCGGCTATTCTTACTAAAAATGGAGTAGTTACTTCTATCAATTCAGATTCAGGAGAGCTCATCAGGCACTTATACCATGAAGCAGCCAAAACACAAAAATATGGAGGCCTTTCTGATGAGGAAGCATTGAAGTTAATTACCATTAACCCTGCTAAGCAATTGGGTATTGAAGATAGAGTAGGCTCATTAGAAGAAGGTAAAGATGGCGATGTAGCCATTTTCAGTGCACACCCATTGTCTATTTATACAGTTCCTCTTTACACTATAGTAGATGGCGTAGTTGAGTTCGACAGGGAAAATGACCCTGCAGATATGAGACTGTACCCTGATCCTGAAGAAAC